Proteins encoded by one window of Astatotilapia calliptera chromosome 13, fAstCal1.2, whole genome shotgun sequence:
- the LOC113035298 gene encoding zinc transporter ZIP9: MDGGLIITFISVAMFVGSFLLGFIPLLFRLSEKSLQFVSILGAGLLCGTALAITIPEGVGLLEDSWKTSSSDVSSGLNSSKENGTVAERGPPRFLIGVALTLGFTFMFVVDQIGSYLSTRDQTTCLSNSVHFTATLGLVIHAAADGFALGAAVATGQVTVQVVVFFAVILHKAPAAFGLVSFLMHGGLEKKFIQGHLLAFSAAAPIVAIATYFILYASGSSSENQLSATGVGMLFSAGTFLYVATVHVLPEISSSRTDELPLDSEQQSGAEAHQQRHLGLLESLTLIIGVGLPMLLALGLHDD, from the exons ATGGACGGAGGGCTGATTATTACATTTATATCTGTGGCGATGTTTGTAGGCTCCTTTCTCCTCGGATTCATCCCACTGTTGTTCAGACTGTCTGAG AAAAGCCTGCAGTTCGTTTCCATCCTGGGGGCAGGTCTGCTGTGTGGGACAGCGCTGGCCATCACCATCCCAGAGGGAGTGGGTTTGCTGGAAGACTCGTGGAAAA CGTCATCCTCTGATGTGTCATCCGGTCTAAATTCCAGTAAAGAAAATGGGACCGTGGCAGAGAGAGGCCCACCTCGGTTCCTCATTGGGGTGGCTTTGACGCTCGGGTTCACCTTCATGTTTGTCGTCGATCAGATAGGAAGCTACCTTTCCACACGCG ACCAGACGACTTGTTTGTCCAACAGCGTCCACTTCACAGCCACGTTGGGCCTGGTTATTCACGCTGCAG cTGATGGATTTGCTCTGGGTGCTGCTGTGGCTACAGGTCAAGTGACAGTACAAGTTGTAGTGTTTTTTGCTGTGATTCTGCACAAG GCGCCCGCCGCTTTTGGCTTGGTCTCCTTTCTGATGCACGGAGGCCTCGAGAAGAAGTTCATTCAGGGACACTTACTGGCCTTTTCAGCTGCAGCGCCTATAGTTGCTATTGCCACTTACTTCATATTATATGCA TCTGGAAGCTCATCTGAGAATCAGCTCAGTGCAACGGGAGTGGGAATGCTCTTCTCAGCGGGGACGTTTCTCTATGTGGCCACGgtgcatgttctccctgagatcagcagcagcaggactgaTGAGCTGCCCTTGGACTCCGAGCAGCAGTCTGGAGCCGAAGCCCACCAGCAGAGACACTTGGGGCTCCTGGAGAGCCTCACCCTCATCATCGGTGTGGGGCTTCCGATGTTGCTGGCCCTCGGACTGCACGATgactaa
- the LOC113035297 gene encoding coiled-coil domain-containing protein 177, protein MEELRCSSPVLKLDLNNFDSPGAESNRHVLTNSRSLESCARLGVKPVQLLIKSLNDFTAEQQDTPFETMRVMHESYEKERLKTLQKCGQERRRIIQAAGDRRPCSSKASGLEVLPDTRLEERSTEMPYADLCSEEKAVSRSSCSAPSKRDPERSTLCSFNLGDLIHSPATEKKLKRLTKSIQKQMCVTVSERDQKIAALMLVKHEEEQARLKLSQQEEWERQEARRQEEAQQVQAEKKRRKKLKRSMKRWNEELEARRRLREHREKEKAEQLKQEVLLQEDRWRRLKEEVEVYRRAKMEGTQEEAEERKRYQEKLLTEKEEAGKRERERERQVAAEKEEKVLRSKMLKEKEERKRLQEENHKELLRHILLKHQAELQGEEEEAQRRSTLEKKLQRSCQRRAKSVEARLEELRERAAREEEMSQRVQLRAELQSVQQLTHKQILVQLSQRRMERAALHASAQHRRRAQKTRQNNKHRQLCHQRLREELQREEEAARRVRESRISTKEQKREQLRRQREQIQEEAQRLARASFHMRERVRQQTHSRTFDQMALEAQLTASLNRMNL, encoded by the coding sequence ATGGAGGAGCTGAGGTGCAGCTCCCCTGTGCTTAAGTTGGACCTGAACAACTTCGACTCTCCCGGAGCAGAGAGCAACCGACACGTCTTAACGAACTCTCGTTCGCTTGAGTCTTGCGCTCGGCTGGGTGTAAAACCGGTTCAGCTTTTAATTAAATCTCTAAACGACTTCACTGCTGAGCAACAGGACACGCCGTTTGAGACAATGAGAGTCATGCATGAATCTTATGAAAAGGAGAGGCTGAAGACTTTACAAAAGTGCGGCCAGGAACGGCGGAGGATTATCCAGGCGGCCGGGGACAGGCGGCCATGCAGCAGTAAAGCCTCGGGCTTGGAGGTGTTGCCTGACACCAGACTGGAAGAGCGCTCAACAGAAATGCCCTATGCAGATCTCTGCTCTGAAGAGAAGGCTGTTAGCAGGTCCTCCTGCTCTGCTCCTAGTAAAAGGGATCCAGAGAGGAGCACATTGTGCAGCTTCAACCTGGGAGACCTCATACACTCCCCAGCTACCGAGAAGAAGCTGAAGAGGCTCACCAAGAGCATCCAAaagcagatgtgtgtcacagtaTCGGAGAGAGACCAGAAGATAGCTGCTCTGATGCTGGTGAAGCATGAGGAGGAACAGGCTCGTTTGAAGCTCAGCCAGCAGGAGGAATGGGAGCGACAGGAGGCCCgcaggcaggaggaggcccAGCAAGttcaggcagaaaaaaagaggaggaagaagctgAAACGGAGTATGAAACGCTGGAACGAGGAGCTGGAGGCCCGCAGGAGGCTGAGGGAGCATcgagaaaaagagaaagcagaACAGCTTAAGCAGGAGGTGCTGCTGCAAGAAGACCGATGGAGAAGGCTAAAAGAGGAGGTGGAAGTGTACCGCAGGGCAAAGATGGAGGGTACACAGGAGGAGGCGGAAGAGCGCAAACGCTACCAGGAGAAGCTGCTGACCGAGAAGGAGGAGGCGGGgaagagggagcgagagagggagagacaggtGGCAgcggagaaggaggagaaggtcCTGAGGAGCAAGATgctgaaggagaaggaggagcggAAGAGGCTGCAGGAGGAAAACCATAAAGAGCTGCTGAGACACATCTTGCTGAAACACCAGGCTGAGCTGcagggggaggaagaggaggcgcAGAGGAGGAGCACACTGGAGAAGAAGTTGCAGCGCTCCTGCCAAAGGCGTGCCAAGTCTGTAGAGGCACGACTCGAAGAGCTTCGGGAGCGGGCTGCCCGGGAGGAGGAGATGAGTCAAAGAGTGCAGCTGAGGGCCGAGCTGCAGAGCGTCCAGCAGCTCACACACAAGCAGATCCTGGTCCAGCTGAGCCAGAGACGCATGGAGAGAGCCGCCCTGCACGCCTCAGCGCAGCACCGACGCAGAGCTCAGAAAACCCGGCAGAACAACAAACACAGGCAGCTCTGCCACCAGAGGCTCAGAGAGGAActacagagagaggaggaggcggcGAGGAGAGTCAGAGAGAGCCGCATTTCCACAAAGGAGCAGAAGAGGGAGCAGCTGAGAAGGCAGCGAGAGCAGATACAGGAGGAGGCACAGAGGCTGGCTCGGGCCTCCTTTCACATGAGGGAGAGAGTGAGGCAGCAGACGCACAGCCGGACCTTTGATCAGATGGCGCTTGAGGCTCAGCTGACTGCGTCTTTAAACCGCATGAATCTGTGA